A single region of the Vicia villosa cultivar HV-30 ecotype Madison, WI linkage group LG4, Vvil1.0, whole genome shotgun sequence genome encodes:
- the LOC131599485 gene encoding uncharacterized protein LOC131599485: MALRDDDVVMLLDNAQLSKLAALLLHQEERLMEKIKSEPERVKYLKECNGAHDKVVSLLQDAENFNKKFEGDEKKADIAKETVDYIKYGINMSMQMIRNCSLRVTCIDKIKTHFDSLVTELAELDPENISKKRLLAKEVTKYKQCMWEYTDKCKSGSARAFSKAYSTMIKQEGIKFPDLVEKHKNQLGYEGEFEFLEDAQKLEVYNSIIEESGRASIPKSELASGGLGIAVLVVTAGLMVWDIFTAEHKIEAVLSNSLSVLSEIGAFAVQLVVEGAVTEAVAELELGVFIVSLAGFVAATVVGLLFVAVSGFLIDIIFGGGGKTAPSVEGLKFHTTKMPDGMALAFQIAHDGF, from the exons ATGGCTTTAAGAGACGATGATGTTGTGATGTTGTTGGACAATGCGCAACTGAGCAAGCTTGCTGCGTTACTATTGCATCAAGAAGAGCGACTCATGGAAAAAATTAAGTCAGAGCCTGAACGTGTCAAATACCTGAAAGAATGCAATGGAGCTCATGATAAAGTCGTAAGCCTGCTTCAGGATGCTGAAAATTTTAATAAGAAGTTTGAGGGAGACGAGAAGAAGGCCGACATTGCCAAAGAAACCGTCGATTATATTAAATATGGGATCAATATGAGTATGCAAATGATTAGGAACTGTAGCTTACGAGTGACTTGTATCGACAAAATTAAGACTCACTTTGACTCCTTGGTTACTGAACTTGCGGAGCTCGACCCTGAAAACATATCTAAGAAACGCCTTTTGGCAAAGGAAGTGACCAAGTACAAGCAATGTATGTGGGAGTACACAGACAAGTGTAAGAGTGGCTCAGCTCGAGCTTTCTCTAAAGCTTACTCCACGATGATCAAGCAAGAAGGCATCAAATTTCCCGACCTTGTGGAGAA ACATAAGAACCAGCTTGGTTATGAAGGTGAATTTGAGTTCCTGGAAGATGCACAAAAGCTCGAG GTGTATAATAGTATCATCGAGGAATCTGGAAGAGCATCAATCCCAAAATCTGAATTGGCAAGTGGAGGACTTGGGATTGCAGTGTTGGTGGTGACCGCCGGATTGATGGTATGGGACATATTTACTGCAGAACACAAGATCGAGGCTGTGCTGTCCAACTCGTTATCGGTGTTATCAGAGATTGGCGCCTTTGCCGTTCAATTGGTAGTTGAAGGGGCAGTGACAGAGGCAGTCGCAGAATTGGAACTAGGTGTGTTCATTGTATCATTGGCAGGGTTCGTGGCTGCAACTGTGGTAGGTCTGTTGTTTGTTGCGGTTAGTGGTTTCTTGATCGACATCATTTTCGGAGGAGGGGGTAAGACGGCACCATCTGTGGAGGGGCTTAAGTTCCATACCACCAAAATGCCAGACGGCATGGCTCTTGCCTTCCAAATTGCTCATGATGGTTTCTAA